From Candidatus Eremiobacteraceae bacterium, a single genomic window includes:
- a CDS encoding response regulator transcription factor, whose protein sequence is MRLLLVEDDPSLSDSLRRALEAQKFSVTTALDGDAGLHELCGNDYQLAILDVLLPERDGFSVCSEARKQGVTTPILMLTARDAAGDRVAGLNSGADDYLPKPFAFPELLARVHALLRRPILQLRPRVVTVGDLSIDVLRPQAALRGHVIRLTKTEHRLLLYLTENAGIVLAKGAILDRLWGAEHEGNSNILEVYVKMLRRKLDAAGGGAPIRTVRGVGYTIDKP, encoded by the coding sequence ATGCGACTCTTACTCGTGGAAGACGACCCCAGTCTCTCAGATTCGTTGCGACGCGCCCTGGAGGCTCAGAAGTTCTCGGTGACGACGGCTCTCGACGGCGACGCCGGTTTGCACGAGCTGTGCGGTAACGACTATCAGCTGGCAATCCTCGACGTGCTGCTGCCCGAGCGCGACGGCTTCTCCGTCTGCAGCGAAGCGCGCAAGCAAGGCGTCACCACGCCGATCCTCATGCTGACCGCGCGCGACGCCGCCGGCGATCGCGTGGCCGGACTCAACAGCGGGGCCGACGACTACTTGCCCAAGCCGTTCGCGTTCCCCGAGTTGCTCGCGCGCGTGCACGCGTTGCTGCGCCGGCCGATCTTGCAGCTGCGGCCGCGCGTGGTCACGGTCGGCGATCTCTCGATCGACGTGCTGCGCCCCCAAGCCGCGCTTCGCGGCCACGTCATCCGGCTGACCAAGACCGAGCACCGGCTGCTGCTCTACCTGACGGAGAACGCGGGCATCGTGCTGGCCAAAGGCGCCATCTTGGACCGGCTGTGGGGCGCCGAGCACGAGGGCAACAGCAACATCCTCGAGGTCTACGTCAAGATGCTGCGACGTAAGCTCGATGCGGCGGGTGGCGGCGCGCCGATACGGACCGTGCGCGGCGTCGGATATACGATCGACAAACCGTGA
- a CDS encoding phage tail protein, giving the protein MDPLENFKFRVMWDGRYVAGVSKVSALLRMTEVVGHREGGDQGVTRELPGRTKYEPITLERGITSDTAFEQWANLVNGPGGAAAGGFRKDIILDLFNESGQRVLSYKIYRCWVSEFQALPDLDADANAVAIEHIKLENEGWERDTQVVWPVE; this is encoded by the coding sequence ATGGACCCACTTGAGAACTTCAAGTTCCGCGTGATGTGGGATGGACGGTACGTCGCCGGCGTGAGCAAGGTGAGCGCGCTGCTCCGCATGACCGAGGTCGTCGGGCACAGGGAAGGCGGCGACCAAGGCGTGACGCGCGAACTGCCTGGCCGGACCAAGTACGAGCCGATCACCCTCGAGCGCGGCATCACGAGCGACACCGCGTTCGAACAATGGGCGAATCTGGTGAATGGCCCAGGCGGCGCGGCCGCTGGCGGTTTTCGCAAAGACATCATCTTGGATCTTTTCAACGAGTCAGGGCAGCGAGTGCTCTCCTATAAGATCTATCGCTGTTGGGTGTCTGAATTCCAGGCTCTGCCCGATCTTGATGCGGACGCTAACGCGGTTGCGATCGAGCATATCAAGCTTGAGAACGAGGGCTGGGAGCGGGATACGCAAGTCGTCTGGCCGGTCGAATAA